In candidate division KSB1 bacterium, a single window of DNA contains:
- the tatA gene encoding twin-arginine translocase TatA/TatE family subunit: MRFGWVEIVLIVAVLLLLFGGKKIPELMRGLGQGAREFKEGLHSDKDDQKKQ; the protein is encoded by the coding sequence GTGCGTTTCGGATGGGTTGAGATCGTGCTGATAGTGGCCGTTTTGCTTCTGCTGTTCGGCGGGAAGAAGATCCCTGAACTGATGCGCGGCTTGGGGCAAGGGGCGCGGGAGTTCAAAGAGGGACTTCACAGCGACAAGGACGATCAGAAAAAGCAGTAG
- a CDS encoding PD40 domain-containing protein, whose amino-acid sequence MRRLTFALLLLAVIGRLPAQDFGQNKVQFEYFKWRYIQSEHFDVYFSPGGERLAEFTAETAEHSLKQIEQHWNYDLETRVTIVIYRSHNNFQQTNVSSGIPEESVGGFTEFFKNRVVLPFTGNWESFRHVIHHELTHAVNLRMFYGSGFQSILIGTATSNIPLWFTEGLAEYESRSGWDVEADMFMRDATISGYLPNVDDLYGYFAYKGGQSVFYYLDRKYGSEKVGEFVNKVKNTRDVERSIKSAVGMDMEEFNRSWQSWLRKIYWPTVTDLKPPTDFSERMTDHEKWRNFVNNGGAISPDGSTLAFLSDRSDYFDLWLLEIESGKQDRVLQGERSGNFEQLKWLDARISWSPDGERITFASKSGRIDAVNILDVKRGRVTEQLRFDMDAIFNPTWSRDGQRIAFVGIKSGQSDLYVYELAQRQLRQVTDDPYSDDDPAWSTDSESLYFTSDRGDSLRVRGYSAESAMWTADYRQTDIYLVRVGEMDAQRMTRTPTNERTPTLTPNGQYLMYSSDASGIYNLYRYDLESGAAEAVTNCLTGCLQPSYSLNTQRMTFASFYEGGYDVYLVKNAEELPALSLSSTNLRLHGSPEPLPSSAEQSGAADRASIEIGDTQRPYGQYIFANTGGVENGEPVATAYADTATTRKAGGGFFSKKYRTRFTPDFVYATAAYSSFFGAQGRGQILFSDVLGNQLIYVNTDLYYDFNNLDNSNFSVQYLYLPRRVNYGLGLYRYVYYLDAGDIRDQTWQLGMDFQYPLSKYTRTELNLQGFAIDRARWDGYDQRYRQTSRRRVFQPELAYVHDTVVWGSTGPVNGTRYRLSLGYSPDLDSSPSPNDKWSSQFLTMKADARDYIRLGRDYSWASRLTAGFSEGDEPQRFFLGGVSNWINRRFENDSIPTENIDDFYFSNFVTPFRGGDYFEQRGTGTRFFLTNQEFRFPMVRYLQLGWPLPIGIRDIRGALFTDIGAAWYGDQFHFTKKDEFGRRRLEDVQTAYGLGMRSWLGFFILRWDVAWNTDGVDTSKPLYYMSIGAEY is encoded by the coding sequence ATGCGCAGACTGACATTCGCACTCTTATTGCTGGCCGTAATTGGCCGGCTGCCGGCTCAGGACTTTGGGCAGAATAAGGTGCAGTTTGAGTACTTCAAATGGCGGTACATTCAGTCCGAGCACTTCGATGTTTACTTCTCGCCGGGCGGTGAGCGGTTAGCGGAGTTTACGGCGGAAACCGCCGAGCACTCGTTGAAGCAGATCGAGCAGCACTGGAATTACGATCTTGAGACGCGGGTCACCATCGTCATTTACCGTTCGCACAACAACTTTCAGCAGACAAATGTCTCGTCGGGGATACCCGAAGAGTCCGTGGGTGGCTTTACGGAGTTCTTCAAGAATCGCGTGGTATTGCCGTTCACCGGGAATTGGGAGAGCTTTCGGCACGTCATTCACCACGAGCTCACGCATGCGGTGAATTTGCGGATGTTCTACGGCTCGGGGTTTCAGTCGATTTTGATCGGTACGGCGACATCGAATATTCCGCTCTGGTTCACGGAGGGTCTGGCGGAATACGAGTCTCGCAGCGGGTGGGATGTCGAAGCCGACATGTTTATGCGCGATGCGACGATTTCCGGATATTTGCCGAATGTGGACGATCTTTACGGCTACTTTGCTTACAAGGGTGGGCAGTCGGTGTTCTATTATCTGGACCGCAAGTACGGCTCGGAGAAGGTCGGCGAATTCGTCAACAAGGTCAAGAACACCCGTGACGTTGAGCGTTCGATTAAGAGCGCGGTTGGCATGGATATGGAGGAGTTCAACCGTTCCTGGCAAAGCTGGCTGCGCAAGATTTATTGGCCGACGGTCACGGATTTGAAGCCGCCGACGGATTTTTCCGAACGGATGACCGACCACGAGAAGTGGCGCAATTTCGTAAACAACGGCGGCGCGATTTCGCCGGACGGATCAACGCTGGCTTTTCTTTCGGATCGTTCGGATTACTTCGATTTGTGGCTGCTGGAAATCGAGAGCGGCAAGCAGGACCGCGTGCTGCAGGGCGAACGCAGCGGGAATTTTGAGCAGTTGAAATGGCTGGACGCGCGCATTTCGTGGTCGCCTGACGGCGAGCGCATCACGTTTGCCTCGAAGTCCGGCCGCATCGACGCGGTGAATATCCTCGACGTGAAGCGCGGTCGTGTGACGGAGCAATTACGGTTCGACATGGATGCGATTTTCAATCCGACGTGGTCGCGGGACGGTCAGCGGATCGCCTTCGTGGGAATCAAGTCGGGACAGTCGGATCTCTATGTGTATGAACTTGCGCAGCGGCAGCTACGGCAGGTGACCGATGATCCGTATTCGGACGATGATCCGGCCTGGTCCACGGATTCAGAGTCGTTGTACTTTACTTCGGATCGCGGAGATTCGCTGCGGGTGCGCGGTTATTCAGCGGAATCCGCCATGTGGACGGCGGATTACCGGCAGACGGATATCTATCTGGTCCGGGTCGGCGAGATGGACGCGCAGCGGATGACCCGCACGCCAACGAACGAGCGCACGCCGACGTTGACGCCGAACGGGCAGTACTTGATGTATTCGTCGGACGCGAGCGGGATCTACAATCTATACCGGTACGATCTGGAGTCGGGCGCGGCCGAAGCGGTGACGAACTGTCTGACCGGCTGCTTGCAGCCGAGTTACTCGCTGAACACACAGCGCATGACGTTCGCCTCGTTTTACGAAGGCGGATACGACGTATATTTGGTCAAGAACGCGGAAGAGCTTCCGGCGTTGAGCTTGAGTTCGACGAATCTGCGGTTGCACGGGTCTCCGGAGCCATTGCCGAGTTCGGCGGAGCAGAGCGGCGCCGCGGATCGCGCGTCGATTGAGATCGGGGACACGCAGCGGCCTTACGGGCAATACATCTTTGCGAACACCGGCGGGGTGGAGAACGGTGAGCCGGTGGCAACGGCCTACGCGGACACGGCGACGACGCGCAAGGCGGGCGGCGGGTTCTTCAGCAAGAAATATCGCACGCGGTTCACACCGGACTTCGTGTACGCAACGGCGGCGTACAGTTCGTTTTTCGGCGCGCAGGGCCGGGGGCAGATTCTGTTTTCGGATGTGCTGGGCAATCAGCTCATCTATGTGAACACCGACCTCTACTACGATTTCAACAATCTCGACAATTCGAATTTCTCGGTACAGTATCTGTATCTCCCGCGACGGGTGAATTACGGTCTGGGATTGTACCGCTACGTTTACTATCTCGACGCGGGCGACATTCGCGATCAGACGTGGCAACTGGGAATGGACTTCCAGTACCCGCTCTCGAAATACACGCGGACCGAACTGAATCTGCAAGGATTCGCGATTGATCGCGCGCGCTGGGACGGCTACGACCAGCGCTATCGCCAGACGAGCAGGCGACGCGTATTTCAACCCGAGCTGGCGTATGTCCACGACACGGTCGTGTGGGGATCGACGGGGCCGGTGAACGGCACCCGCTACCGGCTATCGCTGGGTTACAGTCCTGATCTGGACAGCAGTCCGTCGCCGAACGACAAATGGTCATCGCAGTTTCTGACGATGAAGGCGGATGCTCGGGACTACATTCGACTGGGCCGGGACTACTCCTGGGCCTCGCGCTTGACGGCCGGTTTTTCCGAAGGTGATGAACCGCAGCGGTTCTTTCTGGGCGGAGTGTCCAATTGGATCAACCGGCGGTTTGAGAATGACAGCATTCCGACCGAGAACATCGATGACTTTTATTTCTCGAATTTTGTGACGCCGTTTCGCGGCGGGGACTACTTCGAGCAGCGCGGGACGGGCACCCGGTTCTTCCTGACGAATCAGGAATTCCGATTTCCAATGGTGCGTTACCTGCAATTGGGTTGGCCTTTGCCGATCGGAATTCGGGACATCCGGGGTGCGCTGTTTACGGACATCGGCGCCGCGTGGTACGGCGATCAGTTCCACTTCACGAAGAAGGATGAATTCGGCCGGCGGCGGCTGGAAGATGTGCAGACGGCCTACGGCTTGGGCATGCGATCGTGGCTGGGGTTCTTCATCCTGCGCTGGGATGTGGCCTGGAACACCGATGGGGTTGATACATCAAAGCCGCTCTACTACATGTCGATTGGAGCGGAGTACTGA
- the lon gene encoding endopeptidase La produces MSDPEIKEPKASSPPPAGNGGSDTIQIPTVLGAMLLNDVLIFPNTIVPLVVSADPMIKLVNDALSGSKIVAAFARSSDPASEQPSDQFHEVGTASQILKMFRVPDGSMRLLVQGLTRIRRTRIVETDPYLRVQVQPLPMDRRRSLKVEALDRKIKADFTKLAESGSGISEEVKIAVFNISDSGSLADIVASNLNLTLEQKQSVLEASELDERLTLVGTLLARELKIVTLGSEIQTKVDNEMADNQREYYLREQMRQIRKELGEDNEGAQELTDLEQKIKQAGMTPAAAEVAAKELDRLKRMTPASAEYTVSRTYLEWLAALPWQKSTEDELDIDRAKRILDRDHYGLEDVKNRIIEFLVVRKLRHTGKGPILCFAGPPGVGKTSLGKSISVALNREFIRMSLGGVRDEAEIRGHRRTYIGALPGRVMQSIRRVAVNNPVIMLDEIDKLGNDFRGDPASALLEVLDPAQNSSFQDHYLDVEFDLSRAFFITTANDISMIPPPLRDRMEIIEIPSYVTPEKIKIASHYLVPRQIEENGLKKQHVTFTPSGLAEIVDSYTREAGVRRLEQQIGAVCRKVARGVVSGKRPRITITAKNVANYLGPQQFLDDELMTRPRVGVAVGLAWTPVGGDVLIIESTWMPGAKQLQVTGRLGDVMKESAQIALSYLRANAEQYGFSNDTLASRDIHIHVPEGATPKEGPSAGITIATSLASLFTGRPVDNRVGMTGEITLSGNVLPIGGLREKIVAAHRHGLRRVIIPRLNEKDLYYVPAHIKRAMKFHFVDTVDEVLNVALLKSPAPTSRRTKSRAHA; encoded by the coding sequence ATGAGCGACCCTGAAATCAAAGAGCCCAAAGCCTCGTCACCGCCTCCCGCAGGCAACGGCGGCAGCGATACGATTCAGATCCCGACGGTACTCGGCGCCATGCTGCTGAACGACGTGCTGATCTTTCCCAATACCATCGTTCCACTCGTCGTCTCGGCCGATCCGATGATCAAGTTGGTCAACGATGCCCTCTCCGGCTCGAAAATCGTCGCGGCCTTCGCCCGGAGTAGCGACCCTGCCTCCGAACAGCCCTCCGATCAATTCCATGAGGTCGGCACGGCATCGCAGATCCTCAAAATGTTCCGCGTCCCCGACGGCTCCATGCGGCTGCTCGTGCAGGGGCTCACCCGGATTCGGCGCACACGGATTGTCGAGACCGACCCCTACCTGCGTGTACAGGTCCAGCCGCTGCCGATGGACCGCCGCCGGTCGCTCAAGGTCGAGGCCCTCGACCGCAAGATCAAAGCTGATTTCACCAAACTCGCCGAGTCCGGTTCCGGCATCAGCGAAGAAGTGAAGATCGCCGTTTTCAATATCAGCGATTCCGGTTCACTCGCTGATATTGTCGCTTCCAATCTGAATCTCACGCTCGAACAGAAACAGAGCGTCCTCGAGGCATCCGAACTCGATGAGCGGCTGACCCTGGTCGGGACCCTACTGGCCCGCGAACTGAAGATCGTGACGCTCGGCAGCGAGATCCAGACCAAAGTCGATAACGAGATGGCCGACAACCAGCGCGAATACTACTTGCGCGAGCAGATGCGCCAGATTCGCAAAGAGCTGGGGGAGGACAACGAAGGCGCGCAGGAACTCACGGATCTCGAACAGAAGATCAAACAGGCGGGCATGACGCCCGCCGCGGCGGAAGTCGCCGCCAAAGAGCTCGATCGCCTGAAACGCATGACGCCTGCGTCAGCGGAATACACCGTCTCCCGCACCTATCTCGAATGGCTCGCGGCCCTGCCGTGGCAGAAGTCCACCGAAGACGAACTGGATATTGACCGCGCCAAGCGCATCCTCGACCGCGATCACTACGGCCTCGAGGACGTCAAGAACCGCATTATCGAATTCCTGGTGGTCCGCAAACTTCGCCATACCGGAAAAGGCCCCATCCTCTGCTTCGCCGGGCCGCCCGGCGTCGGAAAAACCTCGCTCGGCAAGTCGATCTCCGTGGCCTTGAATCGCGAGTTCATCCGCATGAGTCTCGGCGGCGTCCGCGACGAAGCCGAAATCCGCGGCCATCGCCGCACTTACATCGGGGCCCTGCCCGGACGGGTGATGCAGTCCATCCGCCGCGTCGCCGTGAACAATCCCGTCATCATGCTCGACGAAATCGACAAACTCGGCAATGACTTCCGCGGAGATCCCGCCTCGGCGCTACTGGAAGTGCTCGATCCCGCCCAGAATTCGAGCTTTCAGGATCACTACCTCGACGTCGAATTCGATCTGTCGCGCGCGTTCTTCATCACCACCGCCAACGACATCAGCATGATCCCCCCGCCATTGCGCGATCGCATGGAGATCATCGAAATCCCCAGCTATGTGACGCCCGAAAAAATCAAGATCGCTTCGCACTACCTCGTGCCGCGGCAGATCGAAGAGAACGGCCTGAAGAAGCAGCACGTCACGTTCACGCCGTCGGGCTTGGCCGAAATCGTGGATTCCTACACACGGGAAGCCGGCGTCCGCCGACTCGAACAACAGATCGGCGCCGTTTGCCGTAAGGTCGCCCGCGGCGTCGTCAGCGGTAAGCGCCCGCGTATTACCATCACCGCGAAAAACGTCGCCAACTATCTCGGTCCGCAGCAGTTCCTCGACGATGAACTCATGACGCGTCCGCGCGTCGGAGTGGCGGTCGGCCTGGCCTGGACGCCGGTCGGCGGAGACGTCTTGATCATCGAGTCCACCTGGATGCCCGGAGCCAAGCAGTTGCAGGTGACCGGCAGACTGGGTGACGTCATGAAGGAGTCCGCCCAAATCGCGCTTTCCTACCTGCGCGCAAATGCTGAGCAGTACGGCTTCTCCAATGACACGCTGGCCAGCCGCGACATTCATATTCATGTACCGGAAGGCGCGACACCCAAAGAAGGTCCGTCCGCGGGCATCACCATTGCCACCTCGTTAGCATCACTCTTCACCGGACGCCCCGTGGACAATCGCGTCGGCATGACCGGCGAAATTACCTTGAGCGGCAACGTGCTGCCGATCGGCGGCCTGCGCGAAAAGATCGTCGCTGCCCACCGGCACGGACTGCGGCGCGTCATTATCCCGCGCCTGAACGAAAAGGACCTCTATTACGTCCCGGCGCACATCAAACGGGCGATGAAGTTCCACTTCGTTGACACCGTGGATGAAGTGCTGAACGTCGCGCTGCTGAAATCGCCTGCGCCGACGTCGCGGCGGACAAAGTCCCGCGCGCACGCATGA
- a CDS encoding Hsp20/alpha crystallin family protein has product MIRLLRIEILTAPPGKPDSRVVRIHPAGRAFATGGIPAWEPPADLYETEHHVVVEFNLAGVQPSVVRIEMTPRMVQITGSRLEPVETNPRAYHLLEIERGAFARAIKLPAPVQPSSAQVNYADGLLTVRLNKAVGGHLHACDIADSVEGFE; this is encoded by the coding sequence ATGATACGTCTGCTGCGCATCGAAATCCTCACCGCGCCACCGGGGAAGCCCGATTCCCGGGTCGTGCGCATCCACCCGGCAGGCCGGGCGTTTGCCACGGGCGGAATTCCCGCGTGGGAGCCACCTGCGGACCTCTACGAGACCGAGCACCATGTCGTGGTGGAGTTCAATCTGGCCGGAGTCCAGCCGTCCGTGGTCCGGATCGAAATGACCCCGCGCATGGTACAGATCACAGGATCCCGCTTGGAACCTGTAGAGACGAATCCGCGTGCCTATCACTTGCTGGAGATCGAGCGCGGCGCCTTCGCCCGGGCGATTAAACTCCCCGCACCCGTTCAACCTTCATCCGCGCAGGTCAACTACGCTGACGGACTACTTACCGTCCGTTTGAACAAGGCGGTAGGGGGACACCTGCACGCTTGTGATATCGCCGATTCAGTGGAGGGCTTTGAATGA
- a CDS encoding response regulator — protein MSDGKFYSSKEVCEQLQISKSTLFKWEREGLITKVRRDWRGWRLYDARNLEEIKQNIERQRLEEQSPRSRAVLVVDDDTMILQVMSDLLKAAGYDVLTAMTGDEAVKFHTDKAPALTFLDVKLRGKSGIDVFREIRTVDPQATIVILTGYPKIEDTVQVIKEGAYNYLTKPIKTEELLAMVDEVLGGS, from the coding sequence ATGAGCGACGGCAAGTTCTATTCGTCCAAGGAAGTCTGCGAGCAGCTACAGATTTCTAAGTCCACGCTTTTCAAGTGGGAACGTGAGGGACTAATCACCAAGGTGCGTCGCGACTGGCGCGGCTGGCGGTTGTATGATGCCCGTAATCTTGAAGAGATAAAGCAGAACATTGAGAGACAGCGCTTAGAGGAGCAGTCCCCGCGTTCGCGCGCTGTTTTAGTAGTTGACGACGACACGATGATCTTGCAGGTCATGTCAGACCTGCTAAAGGCGGCGGGCTACGACGTGTTAACGGCGATGACGGGTGATGAGGCAGTCAAGTTCCATACCGACAAGGCTCCGGCACTTACATTCCTTGATGTGAAGTTAAGGGGGAAGAGCGGAATCGATGTTTTCCGGGAAATTCGGACGGTGGACCCGCAGGCGACGATCGTGATCCTGACTGGGTATCCGAAGATCGAAGACACGGTACAGGTAATCAAGGAAGGCGCCTACAATTACCTCACGAAGCCGATCAAGACGGAAGAGCTGTTGGCGATGGTCGATGAAGTACTGGGCGGTTCGTGA
- a CDS encoding ComF family protein — translation MIRALPRNWPIWDLFFPPLCAQCGRSLAAAEVWFCRQCWVDAPVSDPKRALKVPGVDMLRAGYDFHEGNLVRCAVHGLKYFGHLRLACEMSRQLVPRLPATFVEPGLTWCVVPLHWSRRLLRGFNQSTLIARALASEVGHAEPVDLLRRTRYTPSQTSRSVRERRANVKGAFSLTRHAVVPKSVLLIDDVITTGATVNECATVLKAAGAEWVGALSFALTRA, via the coding sequence ATGATCCGGGCGCTGCCGCGAAACTGGCCGATCTGGGATCTGTTCTTTCCGCCGCTGTGCGCGCAGTGCGGTCGATCGCTCGCCGCGGCGGAGGTCTGGTTCTGCCGCCAGTGCTGGGTGGACGCGCCGGTCTCCGACCCCAAGCGGGCGCTGAAAGTACCGGGCGTGGACATGCTACGGGCCGGATATGACTTCCACGAAGGCAATCTCGTTCGCTGCGCCGTGCATGGCTTGAAGTACTTTGGCCACCTCCGGCTGGCCTGTGAGATGTCGCGTCAACTTGTGCCGCGCTTGCCCGCTACGTTCGTCGAGCCGGGGTTGACCTGGTGCGTCGTTCCGCTGCATTGGTCGCGGCGACTCCTGCGCGGATTTAACCAGAGCACGCTCATCGCCCGCGCGCTGGCGTCGGAAGTCGGACACGCCGAGCCGGTGGACTTGCTGCGAAGAACTCGTTATACACCATCCCAAACTTCCCGCTCGGTGCGCGAGCGGCGAGCAAATGTGAAAGGAGCGTTCTCCCTGACGCGTCATGCGGTTGTTCCAAAGTCTGTGTTGTTGATCGACGACGTGATTACCACCGGCGCGACGGTTAACGAATGCGCGACCGTCCTCAAAGCCGCGGGCGCCGAATGGGTCGGTGCCCTGTCGTTTGCGCTCACCAGGGCTTAA